Proteins encoded within one genomic window of Deinococcus aerophilus:
- the glyA gene encoding serine hydroxymethyltransferase, translated as MTTAQRNATPSQQTPPAAPRDTAVFDLIAQEAERQRVGLELIASENFTSAAVREAAGSVLTNKYAEGYPGKRWYGGCEVVDQVELLAIERAKQLFGAEWANVQPHSGSSANIAVYGALLQEGDTVLGMDLSHGGHLTHGSPVNFSGQRYTIVGYKVSPETERIDMDEVRRLALEHKPKMIIAGASAYSRVIDFEAFRRVADEVGAVLFADIAHIAGLVAAGVHPSPLPHAHVVATTTHKTLRGPRSGLLLSSDPEVAAKLDRAIFPGHQGGPLEHIIAAKAVAFGEALRPEFRAYAEQIVKNAQALAAAFQDKGYRVVSGGTDNHLFVLDLRPQGLNGTKATKRLDANHITISKSTLPYDTEKILHGGGIRIGTPAVTTRGMVEGDMPKIADLIDRALRGEAVKDEVHAFAGGFPLP; from the coding sequence ATGACCACCGCCCAGCGCAACGCCACCCCGTCCCAGCAGACGCCGCCTGCCGCGCCCCGTGACACGGCCGTCTTTGACCTGATCGCGCAGGAGGCCGAGCGCCAGCGCGTGGGCCTGGAGCTGATCGCCTCCGAGAACTTCACCTCGGCTGCCGTGCGCGAGGCGGCGGGCAGCGTGCTGACCAACAAGTATGCCGAAGGGTATCCCGGCAAGCGCTGGTACGGCGGCTGCGAGGTGGTGGATCAGGTGGAACTGCTCGCCATCGAGCGGGCCAAGCAGCTGTTCGGCGCCGAGTGGGCCAACGTGCAGCCCCACAGCGGCAGCAGCGCCAACATCGCGGTCTACGGCGCGCTGCTGCAGGAAGGGGACACCGTGCTGGGCATGGACCTGTCGCACGGCGGCCACCTGACCCACGGCAGCCCGGTGAATTTCAGCGGCCAGCGCTACACCATCGTGGGGTACAAGGTCAGCCCCGAGACCGAGCGGATCGACATGGACGAGGTGCGCCGCCTGGCCCTGGAACACAAACCGAAGATGATCATCGCCGGGGCAAGCGCCTACAGCCGCGTCATCGACTTCGAGGCCTTCCGCCGGGTGGCCGATGAGGTGGGGGCGGTGTTGTTCGCCGACATCGCGCACATCGCCGGGCTGGTCGCGGCGGGCGTGCATCCCAGCCCGCTGCCGCACGCCCACGTGGTCGCCACCACCACCCACAAGACCCTGCGCGGCCCGCGCAGCGGCCTGCTGCTTTCCAGCGATCCCGAGGTGGCCGCCAAGCTGGACCGCGCCATCTTCCCCGGTCATCAGGGCGGGCCGCTGGAGCACATCATCGCGGCCAAGGCGGTGGCTTTTGGCGAGGCGCTGCGCCCCGAGTTCCGGGCCTACGCCGAGCAGATCGTGAAGAACGCACAGGCGCTGGCGGCGGCGTTCCAGGACAAGGGCTACCGCGTGGTCTCGGGCGGCACCGACAACCACCTGTTTGTGCTGGACCTGCGCCCGCAGGGCCTGAACGGCACCAAGGCCACCAAGCGGCTGGACGCCAACCACATCACCATCTCCAAGAGCACGCTGCCCTACGACACCGAGAAGATTCTGCACGGCGGCGGCATCCGCATCGGCACGCCCGCCGTGACCACGCGCGGCATGGTAGAGGGCGACATGCCGAAAATCGCCGACCTGATTGACCGGGCCCTGAGGGGTGAGGCCGTCAAGGACGAGGTCCATGCCTTTGCGGGGGGCTTTCCGCTGCCCTGA
- a CDS encoding potassium/proton antiporter, which produces MDEGRTELALLAAGTLLIVSLVVSRLGGRLGIPGLLLFLGVGMLAGSDGLGIQFSDYRLAQALGTVALCFILFQGGLTTHWGDTRPVLRRGLSLATLGVLVTAGVMAAFVHFAFGWPWLAAWLLGAVVSSTDASAVFSVLKERALGLKGDVAPLLEFESGGNDPMAVFLTVGLLELIAHPGMSVLEIVPLFLRQMLLGAVLGVVLGRAALWALNRLQLQFEGLYSVLSLALALTIFSAAAVAGGSGFLAIYIAGVLLGNADFLHKRSLLSFHDGLAWLMQVAMFLTLGLLVNPHELLPTAGLALACALVLVFVARPAAVFLSLGASRMPRNGKAMVAWVGLRGAVPIVLATFPLLAGVPQAQTLFNVVFFIVLTSVLVQGTTLTWVADRLGLREARAVPAPAPITYTPTGHSENALTTVEVRPDSDADGQRIVDLHLPVEALVVLIQRRGEYLIPKGATRLEAGDSVQVLAQAEGLDEVQRRLGH; this is translated from the coding sequence ATGGATGAGGGCCGCACCGAACTGGCGCTGCTGGCTGCGGGAACGCTGCTGATCGTCAGCCTGGTCGTGAGCCGCCTGGGTGGACGGCTGGGCATTCCAGGGCTGCTGCTGTTTCTGGGCGTGGGCATGCTCGCCGGGTCGGACGGTCTGGGCATCCAGTTCAGCGACTACCGGCTGGCGCAGGCGCTGGGCACCGTGGCGCTGTGTTTCATCCTGTTTCAGGGCGGCCTGACCACCCACTGGGGCGATACGCGGCCGGTGCTGCGCCGGGGCCTGAGCCTGGCGACCCTGGGGGTCCTCGTCACGGCGGGGGTGATGGCCGCCTTCGTTCATTTCGCCTTCGGGTGGCCGTGGCTGGCGGCGTGGCTGCTCGGCGCGGTGGTCAGCAGCACCGACGCCTCGGCGGTGTTCAGCGTGCTCAAGGAACGGGCGCTGGGCCTCAAGGGGGACGTGGCCCCGCTGCTGGAGTTTGAATCCGGCGGCAACGATCCGATGGCCGTCTTCCTGACCGTAGGCCTGCTGGAACTCATCGCCCACCCCGGCATGTCGGTGCTGGAAATCGTGCCGCTGTTCCTGCGCCAGATGCTGCTGGGAGCCGTGCTGGGCGTGGTGCTGGGCCGCGCGGCGCTGTGGGCCCTCAACCGCCTGCAGCTGCAGTTCGAGGGGCTGTACTCGGTGCTCAGCCTCGCACTTGCCCTGACCATCTTCAGCGCGGCGGCGGTGGCGGGCGGCAGCGGCTTTCTGGCCATCTACATTGCGGGGGTGCTGCTCGGCAACGCCGACTTTCTGCACAAGCGCAGCCTGCTGTCCTTTCACGACGGGCTGGCGTGGCTGATGCAGGTGGCGATGTTCCTGACGCTGGGCCTGCTCGTCAATCCGCATGAGCTGCTGCCCACCGCCGGGCTGGCGCTGGCCTGCGCGCTGGTGCTGGTGTTCGTGGCCCGGCCCGCGGCCGTGTTCCTGAGCCTGGGCGCCTCCCGCATGCCCCGCAACGGCAAGGCGATGGTGGCCTGGGTGGGGCTGCGCGGCGCGGTGCCCATCGTGCTCGCGACCTTTCCGCTACTCGCGGGGGTGCCGCAGGCCCAGACGCTGTTCAACGTGGTCTTCTTCATCGTGCTCACCAGCGTGCTGGTGCAGGGCACCACCCTGACCTGGGTGGCCGACCGACTGGGCCTGCGGGAAGCGCGCGCCGTCCCCGCGCCTGCGCCCATCACCTACACCCCCACCGGCCACAGCGAGAACGCCCTGACCACGGTGGAGGTGCGCCCGGACAGTGACGCCGACGGCCAGCGCATCGTGGACCTGCACCTGCCGGTCGAGGCCCTGGTGGTGCTGATTCAGCGCCGGGGCGAGTACCTGATTCCCAAGGGCGCGACCCGGCTGGAGGCGGGCGACAGCGTGCAGGTGCTGGCGCAGGCGGAGGGACTGGACGAGGTCCAGCGCCGCCTGGGCCACTGA
- a CDS encoding glutamate synthase subunit beta, with amino-acid sequence MSKITGFLEQPRVKEKYQPVDVRLKNYAEFVLPLANDAAQKQAVRCMDCGIPFCNNGCPVGNIIPDFNNLVYENDWLSAIETLHSTNNFPEFTGRICPAPCEAACTLNINDDPVGIKSIELAIIERAWQEGWVRPQPPQVKTGKRVAVVGSGPAGLAAAQQLARAGHDVTVFEKNDRVGGLLRYGIPDFKMEKQHIDRRVSQMEAEGVTFRTGVLVGTWDKDSKVTNLARTTVTPEDLRAEFDAVLLSGGAEQPRDLPVPGRDLDGVHFAMEFLPGQNRVNAGDKLKKQLRADGKNVVVIGGGDTGSDCVGTSNRHGAVSVTQFEVMPQPPEHENKPLVWPYWPLKLRTSSSHEEGVTREFAIATKEFIGKGGKLTGVKTVRIELVDGKLQEIEGSEEIHKAELVLLAMGFVSPVGSVLEAFGIEKDTRGNALAGTEEEGGYLTNLPGVFAAGDMRRGQSLVVWAIREGRQAARAIDQHLMGTSVLPR; translated from the coding sequence ATGTCCAAAATCACCGGCTTCCTCGAACAACCCCGCGTCAAGGAGAAGTACCAGCCCGTCGACGTGCGTCTCAAGAACTACGCCGAATTCGTGCTGCCCCTGGCGAACGACGCGGCCCAGAAACAGGCGGTGCGCTGCATGGACTGCGGCATTCCGTTTTGCAACAACGGCTGTCCGGTGGGGAACATCATTCCCGACTTCAACAATCTGGTGTACGAGAACGACTGGCTCTCGGCCATTGAAACGCTGCACAGCACCAACAACTTTCCCGAATTCACGGGCCGCATCTGCCCCGCGCCGTGTGAGGCCGCGTGCACCCTGAACATCAACGATGATCCGGTGGGCATCAAGTCCATCGAGCTTGCCATCATCGAGCGGGCGTGGCAGGAGGGCTGGGTCCGGCCACAACCCCCGCAGGTGAAGACCGGCAAGCGGGTCGCGGTGGTCGGCAGCGGACCGGCGGGTCTGGCCGCAGCGCAGCAGCTGGCCCGCGCCGGACATGACGTGACCGTGTTCGAGAAGAATGACCGCGTGGGCGGCCTGTTGCGCTACGGCATTCCCGATTTCAAGATGGAAAAGCAGCACATTGATCGCCGCGTCTCCCAGATGGAGGCCGAGGGCGTGACCTTCCGCACCGGCGTGCTGGTGGGCACCTGGGACAAGGACAGCAAGGTGACCAACCTGGCCAGAACCACGGTGACGCCGGAGGACCTGCGCGCCGAATTCGACGCCGTGTTGCTCTCGGGCGGTGCGGAACAGCCGCGCGACCTGCCGGTGCCCGGGCGCGACCTGGACGGCGTGCATTTTGCCATGGAGTTCCTGCCGGGCCAGAACCGGGTGAATGCGGGCGACAAGCTCAAGAAGCAACTGCGTGCGGATGGCAAAAACGTCGTTGTGATCGGCGGCGGCGACACCGGCAGCGACTGCGTGGGCACCAGCAACCGCCACGGCGCCGTCTCGGTCACCCAGTTCGAGGTGATGCCCCAGCCTCCCGAACACGAGAACAAGCCGCTGGTGTGGCCGTACTGGCCGCTCAAGCTGCGGACCAGTTCCAGCCACGAGGAGGGCGTGACCCGGGAATTTGCCATTGCCACCAAGGAGTTCATCGGCAAGGGGGGCAAGCTCACGGGGGTCAAGACGGTGCGCATCGAGCTGGTTGACGGCAAGCTGCAGGAAATCGAGGGCAGCGAGGAGATCCACAAGGCCGAACTGGTGCTGCTGGCCATGGGCTTTGTCAGCCCGGTGGGCAGCGTACTGGAAGCCTTCGGTATCGAGAAGGACACGCGGGGCAACGCCCTGGCCGGCACCGAGGAGGAGGGAGGCTACCTCACCAACCTGCCGGGTGTGTTCGCCGCCGGAGATATGCGCCGGGGACAGAGCTTGGTCGTGTGGGCCATCCGAGAAGGCCGGCAGGCGGCGCGGGCCATCGACCAGCACTTGATGGGAACCAGCGTGCTGCCCCGCTGA
- a CDS encoding HD-GYP domain-containing protein, which yields MSGPSAAPLLPQETTLSISVPDLTLQLARTGLGAPDLSSAMLPVLSALVNQTSAEGAGYFQLGEQTLAYHARAASGVMPQGPAMEALLAHGLPGNLPLITALEAADSVLFFPDTAAHPAAAGFPELGVCALTAAPVHDHSGRLVGALLAHAFHPHEWTGEERLLISSVTGLLTLLAARLDAEERERSAHESALRAMGLSLEARDAETQGHTDRVTHLAVRLGEKMGLAKDDLRALRWGAYLHDIGKVGVPDSILLHTGPLTPEMRARMEEHVADGVALARQLPFLPTATLNVIAGHHEWWNGGGYPKRLSGEQIPLLARIFAVCDVYDALTNVRPYKRAWTVGETLTHLQAASGQQFDPRVIELLLDVLAEDHPLSESA from the coding sequence ATGTCAGGTCCATCTGCGGCTCCGCTGCTTCCTCAGGAGACGACGCTGTCCATCAGCGTGCCTGATCTCACCCTGCAACTTGCCAGAACCGGGCTGGGAGCCCCGGACCTGAGCAGCGCCATGCTGCCGGTGCTCTCGGCCCTGGTCAACCAGACGAGTGCCGAGGGCGCGGGCTACTTTCAGCTGGGCGAGCAGACTCTGGCGTATCACGCCCGCGCTGCCAGCGGGGTCATGCCGCAGGGCCCGGCCATGGAAGCGCTGCTCGCCCACGGCCTGCCAGGCAACCTGCCCCTGATCACGGCCCTGGAGGCGGCCGACAGCGTGCTGTTCTTCCCGGACACGGCCGCGCATCCGGCCGCCGCCGGTTTTCCGGAGCTGGGGGTCTGTGCGCTCACGGCCGCGCCCGTGCATGACCACAGCGGCCGGCTGGTGGGGGCGCTGCTCGCCCACGCCTTTCATCCGCACGAGTGGACCGGCGAGGAGCGGCTCCTGATCAGCAGTGTGACCGGCCTGCTGACCCTGCTCGCAGCCCGGCTGGACGCCGAGGAGCGCGAGCGCAGCGCCCACGAAAGTGCCCTGCGCGCCATGGGCCTGTCGCTGGAAGCGCGCGACGCCGAAACGCAGGGCCACACCGACCGGGTCACCCACCTGGCCGTGCGCTTGGGCGAGAAGATGGGTCTGGCCAAAGACGATCTGCGGGCCCTGCGCTGGGGCGCGTACTTGCATGACATCGGCAAGGTGGGCGTGCCGGATTCGATTCTGCTGCACACCGGCCCCCTGACCCCCGAGATGCGCGCCCGCATGGAAGAACATGTGGCGGACGGCGTGGCGCTGGCCCGGCAACTGCCCTTCCTGCCCACCGCCACCCTGAACGTCATTGCCGGACACCACGAGTGGTGGAATGGCGGGGGCTACCCCAAACGGCTCAGCGGCGAACAGATTCCTCTGCTGGCCCGCATCTTTGCCGTCTGTGACGTCTACGACGCCCTGACCAATGTGCGGCCCTACAAGCGCGCCTGGACCGTGGGCGAAACCCTGACCCACCTGCAGGCCGCCAGCGGTCAGCAGTTTGACCCACGGGTGATTGAGCTGCTGCTGGACGTGCTTGCCGAGGACCACCCGTTGTCCGAATCCGCCTGA
- a CDS encoding glutamate synthase-related protein translates to MHTTREEIQRAQAGGLYTGREHDACGVGFVAHIKGHKQHSIIQQGLKILENLDHRGAVGADHLMGDGAGILIQIPDAFYRAEMEGQGVTLPPAGDYGVGMIFLPKEIASRRACEQELERAILAEGQLVLGWRDVPVSHEMPMSPAVRAKEPVIRQVFIGAGPDTLVPDALERKLYVIRRRASNAIRALNFTHGAEYYVPSMSCRTVIYKGLLLATQVGEYYLDLQNPAVASALALVHQRFSTNTFPEWPLAHPYRMVAHNGEINTVKGNFNWMRAREGIMSSPVLGDDLKKIYPVSFEGESDTATFDNALELLTLAGYPMAHAAMMMIPEAWEQNTLLDDRRRAFYEYHAALMEPWDGPAAMVFTDGRQVGATLDRNGLRPARYVQTRDDLVILASESGVLPIPESRIVKKWRLQPGKMFMIDLEAGRIIEDEELKMQYASAKPYRQWVDNTRVPLADAEQTGTVDSFSETLLDRQQAFGYTQEDLKFLMGPMAKSGEEGIGSMGNDSPLAVLSSRNKPLYSYFRQLFAQVTNPPIDPIRESVVMSLVSFVGPRPNLLDINAVNPQMRLEVEQPILDFDDMARVRAIHEHTRGKFSAYDLDITYPAEWGARGVEAKLATINARAVDAIEGGHNIIIISDRRLDRERVAIPALLALSSVHHHLVKAGLRMKVGLVVETGDAREVHHFAALAGYGAEAIHPYLALETLLDLHTEVPGMPRLNDLAPDKAMRNYIKAIGKGLSKIMSKMGVSTYMSYCGAQLFEAVGLQSEFIEKYFRGTSTQVGGIGIFEVAEEALRTHAAAFSDDPLLARSLDAGGEYAWRVRGEEHMWTPDAIAKLQHATRSGSYSTYEEYARIINDQSKRHMTLRGLFDFRTEGVSPVPLEEVESAAEIVKRFATGAMSLGSISTEAHTTLAVAMNRIGGKSNTGEGGEDPARYEREMRGETLGEGETLAGIIGQSRVEVDYPLQPGDSLRSKIKQVASGRFGVTTGYLTSADQIQIKMAQGAKPGEGGQLPGGKVSEYIGYLRHSVPGVGLISPPPHHDIYSIEDLAQLIHDLKNVNPRADISVKLVSEVGVGTIAAGVAKAKADHLVIAGHDGGTGASPWSSIKHAGTPWELGLAETQQTLVLNRLRERVRVQTDGQLKTGRDVVVAALLGADEFGFATAPLVVQGCIMMRKCHLNTCPVGVATQDPALRARFTGKPEHVINYFFFVAEEVRAIMASLGVRTFEELIGRADLLDTRAGIDHWKASGLDFSRLFYRPEPSDAARRHMGVQEHGLENALDRRLIEKCRPAIEKGERVHFLQDVKNVNRTVGAMLSGELIRARPEGLPDQTIFVQMEGTGGQSFGAFLAPGITLYLIGDANDYTGKGLSGGRVVVRPSIEFRGDARQNIIVGNTVLYGATSGEAFFRGVAGERFAVRLSGAKTVVEGTGDHGCEYMTGGTVVVLGKTGRNFAAGMSGGVAYVYDEDGSFEKRCNHSMVSLHKVQPADEQMQSAAPGGLHGGEADETQLRTMLEDHHRWTGSAIASEILDDWDNARKKFVKVFPLEYQRALKEQAARKAAPGTVQAADTTSMQAGPSRAGGQGILTK, encoded by the coding sequence ATGCACACCACCCGTGAAGAAATACAGCGGGCACAGGCGGGTGGCCTGTATACCGGCCGAGAGCACGACGCCTGTGGCGTGGGCTTTGTGGCGCACATCAAGGGCCACAAGCAGCACTCGATCATTCAGCAGGGCCTCAAGATCCTGGAAAACCTCGACCACCGGGGCGCGGTGGGCGCCGATCACCTGATGGGGGACGGTGCGGGCATCCTAATCCAGATTCCCGACGCCTTCTACCGCGCCGAGATGGAAGGGCAGGGAGTGACCCTGCCCCCCGCCGGAGACTACGGCGTCGGCATGATCTTCCTGCCCAAGGAGATCGCCTCGCGCCGGGCCTGCGAGCAGGAACTGGAGCGCGCCATTCTGGCCGAGGGTCAGCTGGTGCTGGGCTGGCGCGACGTGCCGGTCAGCCACGAGATGCCCATGAGCCCGGCGGTGCGGGCCAAAGAGCCGGTGATCCGGCAGGTGTTCATCGGGGCCGGCCCCGACACGCTGGTGCCCGACGCGCTGGAGCGCAAGCTGTACGTGATCCGCCGCCGGGCGAGCAACGCCATCCGCGCGCTGAACTTCACGCACGGCGCGGAATACTACGTGCCGAGCATGTCGTGCCGCACGGTGATTTACAAGGGTCTGCTGCTCGCCACGCAGGTCGGCGAGTACTACCTGGACCTTCAGAACCCGGCGGTGGCCTCGGCGCTGGCGCTGGTTCACCAGCGGTTTTCCACCAACACCTTTCCCGAGTGGCCGCTGGCCCACCCCTACCGCATGGTGGCCCACAACGGCGAGATCAACACCGTCAAGGGCAACTTCAACTGGATGCGTGCGCGCGAGGGCATCATGTCCTCGCCGGTGCTGGGCGACGACCTGAAGAAGATCTACCCGGTGTCCTTCGAGGGCGAGTCCGATACGGCCACCTTCGACAACGCGCTGGAACTGCTGACCCTGGCGGGCTACCCCATGGCGCATGCCGCCATGATGATGATTCCCGAGGCCTGGGAACAGAACACCCTGCTCGACGACCGCCGCCGCGCTTTCTACGAGTACCACGCGGCCCTGATGGAGCCCTGGGACGGCCCGGCCGCGATGGTCTTTACCGACGGACGGCAGGTGGGGGCCACGCTGGACCGCAACGGCCTGCGTCCGGCGCGCTACGTGCAGACCCGTGACGACCTCGTGATTCTGGCGTCCGAGTCCGGCGTGCTGCCGATTCCAGAAAGCCGCATCGTCAAGAAGTGGCGCCTGCAGCCGGGCAAGATGTTCATGATCGATCTGGAGGCCGGGCGCATCATCGAGGACGAGGAACTCAAGATGCAGTACGCCTCGGCCAAGCCGTACCGGCAGTGGGTGGACAACACCCGCGTGCCGCTGGCCGACGCGGAACAGACCGGCACGGTGGACAGCTTCAGCGAGACGCTGCTCGACCGCCAGCAGGCCTTCGGCTACACCCAGGAGGACCTCAAGTTCCTGATGGGCCCGATGGCGAAAAGCGGTGAGGAAGGCATCGGCTCGATGGGCAACGATTCGCCGCTGGCGGTGCTGTCCTCGCGCAACAAGCCGCTGTACTCGTACTTCCGGCAGCTGTTCGCCCAGGTGACCAACCCGCCCATTGACCCGATTCGCGAATCGGTGGTCATGAGCTTGGTGTCCTTCGTGGGACCGCGCCCCAACCTGCTGGACATCAATGCGGTCAACCCCCAGATGCGCCTGGAGGTCGAGCAGCCGATTCTGGATTTCGACGACATGGCCCGCGTCCGCGCCATCCATGAACACACGCGCGGCAAGTTCAGCGCCTACGACCTGGACATCACGTATCCCGCCGAGTGGGGAGCGCGCGGCGTCGAGGCCAAGCTCGCGACCATCAATGCCCGGGCGGTGGACGCCATCGAGGGTGGGCACAACATCATCATCATCTCCGACCGCCGGCTGGACCGCGAGCGGGTGGCGATTCCGGCGCTGCTCGCGCTGTCCAGCGTGCACCACCATCTGGTCAAGGCGGGGCTGCGCATGAAGGTCGGGCTGGTCGTCGAGACCGGCGACGCCCGCGAGGTGCATCACTTTGCTGCGCTGGCGGGATACGGCGCGGAGGCCATCCACCCGTACCTGGCCCTGGAGACGCTGCTGGACCTGCACACCGAGGTGCCCGGCATGCCGCGCCTGAACGACCTCGCGCCGGACAAGGCCATGCGCAACTACATCAAGGCCATCGGCAAGGGCCTGAGCAAGATCATGTCCAAGATGGGCGTGAGCACCTACATGTCGTACTGCGGCGCGCAGCTGTTCGAGGCGGTGGGGCTGCAGAGCGAGTTCATCGAGAAGTACTTCCGCGGTACGTCCACCCAGGTGGGCGGCATCGGCATCTTCGAGGTGGCCGAGGAAGCCCTGCGGACCCACGCGGCGGCCTTCAGCGACGACCCGCTGCTCGCCCGCAGCCTGGACGCCGGGGGTGAGTACGCGTGGCGGGTGCGCGGCGAGGAGCACATGTGGACGCCCGACGCCATCGCCAAGCTGCAGCACGCCACCCGCAGCGGCTCGTACAGCACCTACGAGGAATACGCCCGCATCATCAACGACCAGAGCAAGCGGCACATGACCCTGCGCGGGCTGTTCGATTTCCGGACCGAGGGCGTGTCGCCCGTGCCGCTGGAGGAAGTGGAGAGCGCCGCCGAGATCGTCAAACGCTTTGCCACCGGGGCCATGTCGCTGGGCAGCATCTCCACCGAGGCGCACACCACGCTGGCCGTGGCCATGAACCGCATCGGCGGCAAGAGCAACACCGGCGAGGGCGGCGAGGACCCGGCCCGCTACGAGCGCGAGATGCGCGGCGAGACGCTGGGCGAGGGCGAGACCCTGGCCGGCATCATCGGCCAGAGCCGCGTTGAGGTTGATTACCCGCTGCAACCCGGCGATTCTCTGCGCAGCAAGATCAAGCAGGTGGCTTCCGGGCGCTTTGGCGTCACCACCGGCTACCTGACGTCTGCCGACCAGATCCAGATCAAGATGGCCCAGGGCGCCAAGCCCGGTGAGGGAGGTCAGCTGCCCGGCGGCAAGGTCAGCGAGTACATCGGCTACCTGCGCCACAGCGTGCCCGGCGTGGGTCTGATCAGCCCGCCGCCGCACCACGACATCTACTCCATTGAGGACCTCGCGCAGCTGATCCACGACCTCAAGAACGTCAACCCGCGCGCCGACATCTCGGTCAAACTGGTCTCGGAAGTGGGCGTGGGCACCATCGCGGCGGGCGTGGCCAAGGCCAAGGCCGACCACCTCGTGATTGCCGGACACGACGGCGGCACCGGGGCCTCGCCGTGGAGCAGCATCAAGCACGCCGGCACGCCGTGGGAACTCGGCTTGGCCGAGACGCAGCAGACGCTGGTCCTGAACCGCCTGCGCGAGCGTGTGCGCGTGCAGACCGACGGTCAGCTCAAGACCGGGCGCGACGTGGTGGTTGCCGCCCTGCTGGGTGCCGACGAGTTCGGGTTCGCCACCGCGCCGCTGGTGGTGCAGGGCTGCATCATGATGCGCAAGTGTCACCTGAACACCTGCCCGGTGGGCGTGGCGACCCAGGACCCCGCCCTGCGCGCCCGCTTTACCGGCAAGCCCGAACACGTCATCAACTACTTCTTCTTTGTGGCCGAGGAGGTGCGCGCGATCATGGCCTCGCTGGGAGTGCGCACCTTCGAGGAACTGATCGGACGCGCTGACCTGCTCGATACCCGCGCCGGCATTGACCACTGGAAGGCGAGCGGGCTGGACTTCAGCCGGCTGTTCTACCGCCCCGAACCCTCGGACGCGGCGCGGCGGCACATGGGCGTGCAGGAACACGGGCTGGAAAACGCCCTGGACCGGCGCCTGATCGAGAAGTGCCGCCCGGCCATAGAGAAGGGCGAGCGGGTTCACTTCCTGCAGGACGTGAAGAACGTCAACCGCACGGTGGGCGCGATGCTCTCGGGCGAACTGATCCGCGCCCGCCCGGAAGGGCTGCCTGACCAGACGATCTTTGTTCAGATGGAAGGCACCGGCGGCCAGAGCTTCGGCGCGTTCCTGGCTCCCGGAATCACGCTGTACCTGATCGGCGATGCCAACGACTACACCGGCAAGGGCCTGAGCGGCGGCCGGGTGGTGGTGCGCCCCAGCATCGAGTTCCGGGGCGACGCCCGCCAGAACATCATTGTGGGCAACACGGTGCTGTACGGCGCGACCTCCGGAGAAGCCTTCTTCCGGGGCGTGGCGGGCGAGCGCTTCGCTGTGCGCCTGAGCGGAGCCAAAACCGTGGTGGAAGGCACCGGCGACCACGGCTGCGAGTACATGACCGGCGGCACGGTGGTCGTGCTGGGCAAGACCGGGCGCAACTTCGCGGCGGGCATGAGCGGCGGAGTGGCCTACGTGTACGACGAGGACGGCAGCTTTGAGAAACGCTGCAACCACAGCATGGTCAGCCTGCACAAGGTGCAGCCTGCCGATGAGCAGATGCAGAGTGCCGCGCCCGGGGGCCTGCATGGCGGCGAGGCCGACGAGACGCAGCTGAGGACCATGCTCGAAGACCACCACCGCTGGACCGGCTCGGCCATCGCCAGCGAGATTCTCGACGACTGGGACAACGCCCGCAAGAAGTTCGTCAAGGTCTTCCCCCTGGAATACCAGCGTGCCCTGAAGGAGCAGGCGGCCCGCAAGGCCGCTCCCGGAACCGTGCAGGCTGCCGACACCACCAGCATGCAGGCCGGCCCCAGCCGCGCCGGTGGGCAGGGAATCCTTACCAAATAG